A stretch of DNA from Candidatus Binatia bacterium:
GTAGTTGAATGGTTGGAAAGACTTCTCTAAAGGAGGTCTCGGATAAGCGGGTGTAGCTCAGCTGGCTAGAGCGCAACCTTGCCAAGGTTGAGGTCGCCGGTTCGACCCCGGTCACCCGCTCTCACTATGCGAAACAAAAGAGGAGAAGTTCGCACTTCTCCTCTTTTTTTTGCTACCTTCGGCGTTTCGAGTCGTGCTAACTTTCGTTCATGTCCTCGAACACTCTTTTCGTCAGCAACTTCCCTTTCACCACAACCGAAGCCGACCTTCGCGAAATTTTCGAAAAGTACTCCGACATCTCCAATATCCGCGTGATCACTGACCGCCAAACCGGACGAAGCCGGGGATATGCATTTGTGGAAATGCAGGACCCCTCGGTTTTGGCACGGGCTATCGAGGAATTGAACGAAACCTCCTATCGCGGGCGACGTCTGGTGGTGAATGAAGCCAAGGGCCGACCGGGAGAATCCGCGCAAAATACCGACACGCAAACCAAGACCAGGCCACTTCCACCATTTCGCTATCGCATCGTTGTGCAGTGGCGGGACGACTCGCATGAGTACGACGCCGAGGTGCCCGAACTTGGCGTGCACGGTGCCGGTGACACACCCGAAGGGGCCATGCGGGACGCGATTCGCCACGCCGAGACGGCCAAAGAGGATGACCCCGCACAGGAGTGCCTTGCGTCCGGATTGACTTCGCACGGATTCTAGGCGATCCGATATCCTGTCGTGGGACAGGTTAGCGCAAAAACGGAGCAAGCCGGGGAGCTGTCGCTCTCGGGTAAAAGGGTGGCGTTCGTCGGAAGGCTTCTCACGTGCGACCAGAAGGAGGCGCGTCGTCTGGTCCGGCGCTCCGGTGGCATCGCTGTCGATCAGGATCCCGAGGTTCTGGTTGTGGCCGGCGGTAGCCAACGCAGCAAGCAGACATCCGCCCGGGTATTTACCGAGAAACAATTTCTGGAGTCTGTCGGACAGGCTCTAAAGGGTGCGGCCCCGGAGCCGGCACGCGACCTCGAAGATCTTCTCCCCTCGGCGCAGGCGGCCAGACTCTATCCGCGGGTAACGTGGCAGAGAAGGCGCACGCTGGAAGACCATGGGCTTCTTGCGCCCGTGCGTTTGCCCAACGGAGCCGGATATAGATTTCAGGACCTTCGGGTCCTGCGTCTCGTTGATAAGTATCTTGCTGTCGGCCTTCGCATGCCTCAGATCATCGTCCGGCTCGCGCCCGCCAACGAAGGACAGTACTCCTTTCGCTTTCCGACAGAAGACGTGCGGCCCCGGCCGAAACGAATTGACCTGCGACTCGATCAGGATTCCGCCGATGCATGGTTCGATGTCGGGTTCTGCGCGGATCGAGACCGATCGAGCTTTCCCA
This window harbors:
- a CDS encoding tetratricopeptide repeat protein, encoding MAFVGRLLTCDQKEARRLVRRSGGIAVDQDPEVLVVAGGSQRSKQTSARVFTEKQFLESVGQALKGAAPEPARDLEDLLPSAQAARLYPRVTWQRRRTLEDHGLLAPVRLPNGAGYRFQDLRVLRLVDKYLAVGLRMPQIIVRLAPANEGQYSFRFPTEDVRPRPKRIDLRLDQDSADAWFDVGFCADRDRSSFPTAIAAYKRALEIDADHVPSLINLGNVYYEMSHFDLAQEAYGRACAIDPSNPRTHFNLGNASDELGDLLGAMRAYRAALDLWPGYADTHFNLALVAEKLSSWLLAQQHWQRFLELEPGSEWAAVARSHLSDAMRRANDQRPSAKAGRTPPSKP